One Trichormus variabilis 0441 genomic window, AGATAGAAATCTTGATTGGTGGCTCTAAGTTATGTGCTGCGCTCAAACAAAATCAACTGTTGTACAAATTTCCATTAGGTATAGTTAAAGTGACTAGAACAAATTCAGATTTTCTCACTAATTCTGATCCAGCGATCGCCGGATTGATTAATCAAGAACTCCAACGTCAACGGGACCACTTGGAGTTAATCGCCAGTGAAAACTTTACCTCGGCGGCTGTCTTGGCGGCTCAGGGTTCGGTACTGACAAATAAATACGCTGAGGGGCTGCCAGGTAAGCGCTACTACGGTGGTTGTGAGTTTATCGATAAAATCGAGCAAATAGCCATTGACCGCGCTAAACAGCTATTTGGTGCCGCTCATGCCAACGTCCAACCCCATTCCGGCGCACAAGCCAATTTTGCTGTTTTCCTGACTTTACTCGCACCAGGAGACAAAATCATGGGGATGGATTTGTCTCATGGTGGACACCTCACCCACGGTTCCCCGGTAAACGTTTCCGGTAAGTGGTTCCAAGTTTGCCACTACGGTGTCAGTCAACAAACAGAACAACTAGACTATGACCAAATTCGTGAGCTGGCGCTGAGGGAGCGTCCTAAGCTTTTGATTTGTGGTTATTCTGCTTATCCCCGAATTATTGACTTTGAAAAGTTCCGCAGCATCGCCGATGAAGTTGGCGCGTATTTGCTGGCGGATATTGCCCACATTGCCGGTTTAGTCGCAAGTGGACTGCACCCCGACCCCATACCTTACTGTCACGTCGTCACAACTACCACCCATAAAACCCTCCGTGGCCCCAGAGGTGGTTTAATTTTGACCGGTGACGCAGAACTCGGTAAAAAATTGGATAAATCCGTTTTTCCTGGAAGCCAAGGGGGACCGTTAGAACACGTAATTGCTGGGAAAGCAGTTGCTTTTGGTGAAGCCTTAAAGCCAGAATTTCAAGGCTATTCAGCCCAAGTAATTGAGAATGCTCGTGCTTTGGCAAATCAACTCCAGAATCGTGGATTAAAGCTTGTATCCGATGGTACGGATAACCACCTAATGCTCGTAGATTTACGGTCTGTGAACATGACAGGTAAACGAGCAGACCAGTTAGTGAGTGAAGTAAATATCACCGCTAATAAAAATACGGTTCCCTTCGATCCCCAATCACCATTTGTTACCAGTGGTTTGCGCTTGGGTTCCCCAGCTATGACTACACGAGGAATGGGAGAGGCAGAATTTACCGAAATTGGTAATATTATCGCCGATCGCCTACTCAACCCAGATTCAGACACAGTCGCCCAAGATTGTAAACGCCGGGTAGCCGCATT contains:
- the glyA gene encoding serine hydroxymethyltransferase, encoding MTRTNSDFLTNSDPAIAGLINQELQRQRDHLELIASENFTSAAVLAAQGSVLTNKYAEGLPGKRYYGGCEFIDKIEQIAIDRAKQLFGAAHANVQPHSGAQANFAVFLTLLAPGDKIMGMDLSHGGHLTHGSPVNVSGKWFQVCHYGVSQQTEQLDYDQIRELALRERPKLLICGYSAYPRIIDFEKFRSIADEVGAYLLADIAHIAGLVASGLHPDPIPYCHVVTTTTHKTLRGPRGGLILTGDAELGKKLDKSVFPGSQGGPLEHVIAGKAVAFGEALKPEFQGYSAQVIENARALANQLQNRGLKLVSDGTDNHLMLVDLRSVNMTGKRADQLVSEVNITANKNTVPFDPQSPFVTSGLRLGSPAMTTRGMGEAEFTEIGNIIADRLLNPDSDTVAQDCKRRVAALCDRFPLYPHLEIPVPVLA